The following proteins are co-located in the Roseiconus lacunae genome:
- the ffh gene encoding signal recognition particle protein: MFDSLSEGLQSAFKSLRGKGKLTEGNMREGLDIVQRSLLEADVSYPVVQEFMGHVNERAMGKKVLLSLRPEEELVRIVHSELVSILGPVDPSIHLKKEGPTIIMLCGLQGSGKTTTCGKLSQLLKEQNITPTLVAADLQRPAAIEQLKVVGEQVGVPVYTEPDNKNPVEVCKNGVAKAKADGSRVVILDTAGRLAINEELMGELQRIDNKVGPDQVYLVVDGMTGQDAVNSADAFNKALELDGVIMTKLDGDARGGALLSVKHVTGVPIKFIGTGEHLDALEPFRPEGMAGRILQMGDIVAAAAEAHRIVDDKEREELEAKMASGDFTLDDFKNMMEKVARPGLMGRMMSLMPGMGQFKEALESDEAAGGIRQTIGAINSMTAEERRNPKLIDAARRTRIAKGAGVQTPLISQLIKQFEIMKPLMQNMAGGSVMDRAKMMQQLQGAMTSGNGSLDGMRVKKSTGKRLSNAEKAKLKKERDKLKRKMKRKKR, translated from the coding sequence GTGTTTGATTCCCTTTCCGAAGGACTGCAGTCGGCGTTTAAAAGCTTGCGTGGCAAAGGCAAGCTGACCGAAGGCAATATGCGCGAAGGGTTGGACATCGTTCAGCGGTCATTGCTGGAGGCGGATGTCAGCTATCCGGTCGTCCAGGAGTTTATGGGGCACGTCAACGAGCGTGCGATGGGGAAGAAGGTCCTGCTCAGCCTTCGCCCCGAAGAAGAGCTTGTTCGCATTGTCCACAGCGAATTGGTCTCGATCTTGGGCCCGGTCGATCCTTCGATCCACCTGAAGAAGGAAGGCCCGACGATCATCATGCTGTGCGGGTTGCAGGGGAGCGGTAAAACGACGACCTGTGGTAAGCTCTCGCAGCTACTGAAAGAACAAAACATCACCCCAACGCTTGTCGCAGCCGACTTGCAGCGTCCAGCGGCGATCGAGCAGCTCAAGGTGGTTGGGGAACAAGTCGGCGTCCCGGTTTACACCGAGCCGGACAACAAGAATCCCGTTGAGGTCTGCAAAAACGGCGTCGCGAAAGCGAAAGCCGATGGATCGCGGGTCGTGATTTTGGACACCGCCGGTCGTCTCGCCATCAACGAAGAGTTGATGGGCGAATTACAACGAATCGACAACAAGGTTGGCCCCGACCAGGTGTACCTAGTCGTCGACGGCATGACCGGCCAGGATGCCGTCAATAGCGCCGATGCCTTTAATAAGGCACTCGAGCTAGACGGTGTGATCATGACCAAACTTGACGGCGATGCCCGAGGCGGGGCGTTGCTGTCGGTCAAACACGTCACCGGTGTTCCGATCAAGTTCATCGGGACTGGCGAACACCTCGACGCCTTAGAACCCTTCCGTCCGGAAGGCATGGCGGGCCGAATCTTGCAGATGGGCGACATCGTCGCAGCCGCTGCCGAAGCCCACCGAATCGTCGACGACAAAGAACGCGAAGAACTGGAAGCCAAGATGGCCTCCGGTGATTTCACGCTCGACGATTTCAAAAACATGATGGAGAAAGTCGCCCGACCGGGATTGATGGGTCGGATGATGAGCTTGATGCCCGGTATGGGCCAGTTCAAGGAAGCGTTAGAAAGCGACGAAGCTGCCGGCGGAATCCGGCAAACGATCGGTGCGATCAACAGTATGACCGCCGAAGAACGACGCAACCCCAAGTTGATCGATGCCGCCCGGCGGACTCGGATCGCCAAGGGTGCCGGAGTTCAAACGCCTTTGATCAGCCAACTGATCAAGCAATTCGAAATCATGAAACCCCTGATGCAAAACATGGCCGGCGGCTCCGTCATGGATCGCGCCAAAATGATGCAACAATTGCAAGGGGCGATGACCAGCGGCAACGGCTCGCTGGACGGAATGCGGGTCAAAAAAAGCACGGGCAAGCGATTGTCCAATGCCGAAAAGGCCAAGCTGAAGAAGGAACGCGATAAGCTGAAACGAAAAATGAAACGCAAGAAACGATAG
- the rpsP gene encoding 30S ribosomal protein S16, producing MAVRIRLKKMGRTHRPFFRVCAMDQRSPRDGRVIEELGFYDPMCPETDARVQLKSDRVDHWISVGAQPSEKVAVLIKKYGTNGTHLDAQKEALERLGKRKEYTPAPPEPPKPAAKEEAPAEEAAAEEKPAEGEAAAETEAAAE from the coding sequence ATGGCAGTTCGAATCCGTCTGAAAAAGATGGGTCGCACCCACCGACCGTTCTTCCGCGTTTGCGCGATGGATCAACGTTCGCCACGTGACGGACGGGTGATCGAAGAGTTGGGTTTTTACGATCCCATGTGCCCCGAAACCGATGCCCGCGTTCAGCTAAAGTCTGACCGAGTTGATCATTGGATCAGTGTCGGTGCCCAGCCGAGCGAAAAGGTTGCCGTCCTGATCAAGAAGTATGGCACCAACGGCACCCACCTCGATGCTCAAAAAGAAGCGCTCGAGCGATTGGGAAAACGCAAAGAATACACCCCGGCTCCGCCAGAACCTCCGAAACCGGCTGCCAAAGAAGAAGCACCGGCCGAAGAGGCTGCCGCCGAAGAGAAGCCCGCCGAAGGCGAAGCTGCTGCCGAGACCGAAGCGGCGGCCGAGTGA
- the trmD gene encoding tRNA (guanosine(37)-N1)-methyltransferase TrmD, giving the protein MRFDIVTLFPAIFDGYLTQSLLEKAIQKQIVQIHRHDLRDWAADTPHRKVDDRPFGGGPGMLLQVDVTVPCVEDVQRMADKPARKILLTPQGKRFDQRMAEDFATDERLMLLCGRYEGFDQRVIDILEPEEVSIGDFVLNGGEVAAMTIIDGVVRLLPGVLGDENSNIDDSFSRGNRLLEFPQYTRPRDYRGHHVPEVLLSGNHEAIAKWRSEQSQIRTQQRRSDLLSD; this is encoded by the coding sequence ATGCGATTTGACATCGTCACCCTGTTCCCGGCGATCTTCGACGGCTACCTGACACAGAGTCTGCTGGAAAAGGCGATCCAAAAACAGATCGTCCAAATCCACCGCCATGACCTCCGTGACTGGGCCGCCGACACGCCTCACCGAAAGGTCGACGATCGACCGTTCGGAGGTGGCCCCGGGATGCTGCTGCAAGTTGACGTCACCGTCCCCTGCGTCGAAGACGTCCAACGCATGGCGGATAAGCCGGCTCGAAAGATCCTGCTGACGCCCCAAGGCAAGCGGTTCGATCAACGGATGGCCGAAGACTTCGCCACCGACGAACGACTGATGTTGCTTTGCGGTCGCTATGAAGGTTTCGACCAACGGGTCATCGACATCCTCGAACCCGAGGAAGTCAGCATCGGTGACTTTGTCCTCAACGGAGGCGAAGTCGCCGCGATGACAATCATCGACGGCGTCGTCCGGCTGCTGCCAGGCGTCCTCGGCGATGAAAATAGCAATATCGACGATTCGTTCAGCCGCGGAAACCGCCTGCTCGAATTTCCACAATACACCCGACCCAGAGATTACCGAGGACACCACGTCCCCGAGGTCTTGCTTAGCGGTAACCACGAAGCGATCGCCAAGTGGAGAAGTGAGCAGAGCCAAATCCGCACGCAACAGCGACGCTCGGATCTCCTGAGCGACTGA
- the rplS gene encoding 50S ribosomal protein L19: MSQAILEKVEQTAMKENPPQFEIGDTVDVHLRILEGNKERIQVFTGVVIAISGSGSKEMFTVRRIVAGEGVERKFPIHSPRIEKVDVKRSSVVRRAKLYFLRERVGKAVRLKERRRT, translated from the coding sequence ATGAGCCAAGCGATTCTTGAAAAAGTCGAACAGACCGCGATGAAGGAGAATCCGCCTCAGTTTGAAATCGGCGACACCGTCGATGTTCACCTGCGGATTCTCGAAGGTAACAAAGAGCGTATCCAGGTTTTCACCGGAGTCGTTATCGCGATCAGTGGAAGCGGCTCGAAGGAGATGTTCACCGTCCGACGCATCGTGGCCGGCGAAGGTGTGGAACGGAAGTTCCCAATCCACAGCCCACGAATCGAAAAGGTCGATGTCAAACGCAGCAGCGTCGTCCGCCGTGCCAAGCTCTACTTCCTTCGGGAACGAGTCGGTAAGGCAGTTCGCCTGAAAGAACGCCGCCGCACCTAG
- a CDS encoding YraN family protein, translating to MNESTSDATLNSIRRWLHRQVEHYFDWRYGKVDAKGPIGHRGEQAAARLLRQKGLLIVAANESDRAGEIDLIAADRKSRSIIFVEVKTLQTTKPGHPAERVDENKQRRITHAALRFLKRRQLLGTPCRFDVIAIWWPDPDGPPDRIEHYEAAFEAVGENQLWA from the coding sequence ATGAATGAATCGACGAGTGACGCGACTCTGAATTCAATCCGACGTTGGCTTCATCGCCAAGTCGAACATTACTTCGACTGGCGTTATGGCAAGGTCGATGCCAAGGGACCGATTGGGCATCGCGGCGAGCAGGCGGCCGCTCGACTGCTTCGCCAAAAGGGCTTGCTGATCGTCGCAGCGAACGAATCTGACCGGGCTGGCGAAATTGACTTGATCGCTGCCGATCGCAAATCCCGGTCGATCATTTTTGTCGAAGTCAAGACACTTCAGACGACCAAGCCGGGTCACCCGGCCGAACGTGTCGACGAAAACAAGCAGCGGCGTATTACACATGCCGCACTACGTTTTCTTAAACGTCGCCAGCTGCTCGGCACGCCTTGCCGATTCGATGTCATCGCGATTTGGTGGCCTGACCCTGACGGCCCCCCGGATCGCATCGAGCACTACGAAGCCGCCTTTGAAGCGGTCGGCGAAAACCAGCTCTGGGCTTAA
- a CDS encoding arylsulfatase, whose translation MTPSRRLLKFTTVMVILLASQLIRPHRVGAETDAGSSDRPNVIFILLDDMGWGDFGVLHQNGLSDHKRHRTPMLDQMASEGMQLRAHYCPAPVCAPSRSSLLSGVHQGHTEVRDNQFDKALADNHTLASVMKAAGYETWLVGKYGLQGGAERKGDDTATPDQWEAYPTKRGFDQFYGYVRHRDGHVHYPADEWNLGDSESHRSPKQVWFNDQEVSSDLSKCYTTDLFAARSKDWIINHAKGNSDKPFFLYLAFDTPHAALQLPSVEFPKGYGVEGGLQWTGKPGEMINTAKGTIDSYRHPEYTGQGWSDAEERFATMVRRIDNAVGDLLQTLKDLSIDDNTMVVISCDNGPHHESYLQTLDGKRVNYTPESFQSYGPFDGTKRDVWEGGIRVGTLAWWPGKIASGSKSDQPSQFHDWMPTFARVAGIAPPARTDGVSLLPTLTGNGVQQPSQIYIEYFQGGRTTSYGDFEKRKRNQRRRQMQVVFVDGYKGVRVDIQDHQDAFAIYDLANDPKELKNLAGTSDEFDAIEKRMRDRVLQIRRTNASAPRPYDNEPIPASETKAIDGWHYSTFAGKFPFVPDVDDLEAGDLGIVEKMEVSSVDGAVKFEGVFHADQTGWYEATLRCDTPTFARIHDAALIDADFGFQSGTTYQTKIRLAKGNHPVTITTLAEGTAKVELNWKYVGSGGKE comes from the coding sequence ATGACCCCGTCGCGCCGTCTTTTGAAGTTCACCACCGTGATGGTGATCTTGCTCGCCAGCCAACTGATTCGACCACACCGCGTTGGAGCGGAAACAGATGCCGGGTCGAGCGATCGGCCCAACGTTATCTTTATCTTGCTCGACGACATGGGTTGGGGCGACTTTGGCGTTCTGCATCAAAACGGACTGAGCGATCACAAGCGGCATCGAACACCGATGCTCGATCAAATGGCTTCCGAAGGGATGCAGTTGCGTGCCCACTACTGTCCGGCGCCGGTCTGTGCACCCAGCCGATCGTCACTGCTCAGTGGTGTCCATCAAGGCCATACCGAAGTCCGTGACAACCAATTCGACAAGGCACTCGCCGACAACCACACGCTCGCGTCGGTCATGAAGGCCGCGGGGTATGAAACCTGGTTGGTCGGTAAGTACGGTCTGCAGGGTGGCGCCGAACGCAAAGGCGACGACACCGCGACGCCGGATCAGTGGGAGGCCTACCCCACTAAACGTGGTTTCGATCAGTTTTACGGCTATGTTCGGCACCGTGACGGACACGTGCATTACCCGGCAGACGAATGGAATCTCGGCGACAGTGAAAGCCATCGATCGCCCAAACAAGTTTGGTTCAACGATCAAGAAGTCAGCTCGGACCTATCGAAGTGCTACACGACCGACTTGTTCGCCGCCCGCAGCAAAGACTGGATCATCAATCACGCCAAGGGCAACAGCGACAAACCGTTCTTCCTGTACCTCGCCTTTGACACCCCACACGCGGCACTGCAACTTCCATCGGTCGAGTTTCCCAAAGGCTACGGCGTCGAAGGTGGTCTGCAGTGGACCGGCAAGCCAGGCGAAATGATCAACACCGCCAAAGGCACTATCGATAGCTATCGCCACCCGGAATACACCGGACAAGGCTGGTCGGATGCCGAAGAACGGTTTGCCACAATGGTCCGCCGAATCGACAACGCGGTCGGTGACTTGCTACAAACCCTGAAAGATCTTTCTATCGACGACAACACCATGGTCGTGATCAGTTGTGATAACGGCCCACACCACGAATCGTACTTGCAAACGCTCGATGGCAAACGAGTCAACTACACGCCGGAGTCGTTTCAGTCGTACGGACCATTTGACGGAACAAAACGAGATGTCTGGGAAGGCGGCATCCGCGTCGGCACACTTGCGTGGTGGCCTGGGAAAATCGCGTCTGGATCAAAGTCTGACCAACCTTCGCAGTTCCATGATTGGATGCCTACGTTCGCACGTGTCGCGGGGATCGCACCTCCGGCAAGAACCGATGGCGTCTCACTGTTACCCACACTGACCGGAAATGGTGTCCAACAACCCAGCCAGATCTACATCGAGTACTTCCAAGGCGGACGAACAACCAGCTACGGCGACTTCGAAAAACGCAAACGCAATCAACGCCGTCGTCAAATGCAAGTCGTGTTCGTCGATGGCTACAAAGGCGTTCGTGTCGACATTCAAGATCATCAGGATGCCTTCGCGATCTACGACTTGGCCAACGATCCCAAGGAATTGAAGAACCTCGCCGGTACGTCTGATGAATTCGATGCGATCGAAAAACGTATGCGTGATCGCGTTCTACAAATACGCCGAACCAACGCATCGGCGCCGCGACCTTACGACAACGAACCGATCCCGGCGAGTGAAACAAAAGCCATCGACGGGTGGCACTACTCGACGTTTGCCGGCAAGTTCCCCTTCGTCCCCGATGTGGACGACCTGGAGGCCGGCGATTTAGGAATCGTGGAAAAGATGGAAGTGAGTTCGGTCGATGGTGCGGTGAAGTTCGAAGGAGTGTTTCACGCCGACCAAACCGGCTGGTACGAGGCAACGCTTCGCTGCGACACCCCGACGTTTGCACGTATCCACGATGCGGCATTGATCGACGCCGACTTTGGATTTCAATCGGGAACGACCTACCAAACCAAAATCCGATTGGCCAAAGGCAATCATCCCGTCACAATCACGACGCTCGCCGAGGGCACTGCCAAGGTTGAGTTGAACTGGAAGTACGTCGGCAGCGGTGGCAAAGAATAA
- a CDS encoding RNA polymerase sigma factor, producing the protein MTESDAHNQQHWDRQGWVREMVRQHQSPLIRYARSIVKDEHAARDIVQETFLSLCKQAPGDLAGHEVAWLFRVCHNNALNRLRKERRMSHNSEHMGALESPENATKAVENAQDNKAVVRLIDQLPSNQQKVIRLRFHSGLAYREISEATGLTVSNVGYLLHTALGKLRQQMQQLDA; encoded by the coding sequence ATGACGGAAAGTGACGCTCACAATCAGCAGCACTGGGATCGCCAGGGCTGGGTCCGGGAGATGGTGCGGCAGCATCAATCGCCGCTGATTCGTTATGCGCGTTCGATCGTCAAAGATGAACATGCCGCTCGTGACATCGTCCAGGAAACCTTCTTGTCGCTGTGCAAACAAGCCCCCGGTGACCTCGCCGGACATGAAGTCGCTTGGCTGTTTCGTGTGTGTCACAACAACGCATTAAATCGCTTGCGAAAGGAGCGGCGGATGTCACACAACAGCGAACACATGGGCGCCCTCGAATCGCCTGAAAACGCGACAAAGGCGGTCGAAAATGCCCAGGATAACAAAGCCGTCGTGCGGTTAATCGATCAACTGCCTTCCAATCAACAAAAGGTCATCCGGCTACGTTTTCACAGCGGTTTGGCGTATCGCGAAATCAGCGAGGCGACTGGTTTGACGGTCAGCAATGTCGGCTATTTGTTGCACACCGCCTTGGGCAAGTTACGGCAACAAATGCAACAGTTGGATGCGTAA
- a CDS encoding AAA family ATPase: MSRQLDVPSETLSDDDVAAIDALRTAYGTLKAEIGRVIVGQIDAIEQLAICFFARRHALLVGVPGLAKTLLVSKFAETLSLSFSRIQFTPDLMPMDITGTDILQDNSEGRREFQFVRGPVFANVVLADEINRAPPKTQAALLEAMQESNVTVLGKEFALPSPFMVLATQNPVEQEGTYPLPEAQLDRFMALIELGYPSEAEEIEIARLTTGTSQPVLQSLLDISQILDHQDLVRRVPVPDHLYEFAAKLVRQTRPTGGTAPDWLIPLVGWGAGPRAVQSLILGAKSRAALYGSYMVRREDIVAVAPSVLAHRLVLTFAAQAERISAREIVTRLVESN; this comes from the coding sequence ATGTCCCGCCAGCTAGACGTTCCCAGCGAAACCTTAAGCGATGACGATGTTGCCGCGATCGATGCCCTCCGTACAGCCTATGGCACACTGAAAGCAGAAATTGGCCGCGTCATCGTCGGCCAAATCGATGCCATCGAACAACTGGCGATCTGTTTTTTCGCCCGCCGTCATGCGTTGCTTGTCGGCGTCCCGGGACTCGCCAAGACGCTCTTGGTCAGCAAGTTTGCCGAAACGCTTTCGCTCTCGTTCAGCCGCATTCAGTTTACGCCGGACTTGATGCCGATGGACATCACCGGGACAGACATCCTGCAAGACAATTCGGAAGGTCGCCGCGAATTTCAGTTCGTTCGGGGTCCGGTCTTCGCCAACGTTGTTTTGGCCGATGAGATCAACCGCGCCCCACCGAAAACACAAGCGGCGCTACTCGAAGCGATGCAAGAAAGCAACGTGACGGTGTTGGGCAAAGAGTTTGCACTCCCGTCACCCTTCATGGTATTGGCGACGCAAAACCCGGTCGAACAAGAAGGCACGTATCCGCTTCCGGAAGCGCAGCTCGATCGCTTCATGGCGCTCATCGAACTCGGCTATCCCAGCGAAGCCGAAGAGATCGAGATCGCACGATTGACGACCGGTACGAGCCAACCGGTCCTCCAATCGTTGTTAGACATCTCACAAATCCTCGACCACCAAGACTTGGTCCGCCGCGTCCCGGTACCCGATCACCTGTACGAATTCGCCGCCAAACTGGTCCGGCAAACTCGTCCGACCGGCGGCACCGCACCGGACTGGTTGATCCCATTGGTCGGCTGGGGCGCGGGACCACGAGCGGTACAAAGTTTGATCCTAGGCGCGAAGAGCCGCGCCGCTTTGTATGGCAGTTACATGGTCCGACGTGAGGACATCGTCGCGGTCGCCCCGTCAGTGCTCGCGCATCGCTTGGTCCTGACCTTTGCCGCCCAAGCCGAACGCATATCGGCACGCGAGATTGTGACGCGATTGGTCGAATCGAACTAG
- a CDS encoding DUF58 domain-containing protein: MPSFFDGRIAERLAALPLVARSAMLGSVSGRHQSPHRGSSVEFAEYRRYQAGDDLRRLDWRAYGRSDRYYVKEFEADTNLRLVLVVDGSGSMGFEQKLEVARQLAATLAYLAIGQGDAAGLVTASAGSHEHLPPRRIAGQVEQLFKRLEHLTPVGTNSMCQAISQLAESSRERAMVVLVSDFLFEFDQLRTAIDHLTFRKHDVVAFHVLSPQELNPGWDRPTRLLDMEGDESMLVDPEEIRAGYEDAVREYLESIEQLMHRSAVDYHRMLTDGTVEETLSRFLSARLGDVSR, encoded by the coding sequence ATGCCTTCATTCTTCGACGGACGAATCGCTGAACGTCTCGCCGCGTTACCTCTGGTCGCACGGTCGGCGATGCTGGGCAGCGTTTCCGGACGCCATCAAAGCCCACACCGCGGCAGCAGTGTCGAGTTCGCCGAATACCGTCGTTACCAAGCCGGCGACGATCTACGGCGACTCGATTGGCGTGCCTACGGTCGCAGCGATCGATACTACGTCAAAGAGTTCGAAGCGGACACCAATCTACGTTTGGTCCTGGTGGTCGACGGAAGCGGCTCGATGGGGTTCGAGCAGAAACTCGAAGTCGCTCGGCAGCTCGCCGCAACGCTCGCCTACCTTGCCATCGGTCAAGGCGACGCGGCCGGCTTGGTCACCGCGTCGGCAGGATCCCACGAGCACTTGCCACCGCGCCGAATCGCCGGTCAGGTCGAACAGCTGTTCAAACGTCTGGAACACTTGACACCGGTCGGTACGAATTCGATGTGCCAAGCGATCAGCCAGCTCGCCGAGTCGTCCCGTGAACGTGCGATGGTCGTCTTGGTTTCAGATTTTCTCTTCGAGTTCGACCAACTTCGAACCGCGATCGACCACCTCACGTTCCGCAAACATGACGTTGTTGCCTTTCATGTCTTAAGCCCCCAAGAACTGAATCCAGGTTGGGATCGCCCCACGCGTTTGCTGGACATGGAAGGTGACGAATCGATGTTGGTCGATCCCGAGGAAATCCGCGCCGGCTATGAGGATGCGGTTCGTGAGTACCTGGAGTCAATCGAACAGTTGATGCATCGGTCCGCCGTCGACTACCACCGCATGCTGACCGACGGCACGGTCGAGGAGACGCTTTCGAGGTTTCTTTCGGCACGGCTGGGAGACGTCTCGCGATGA